A stretch of Mytilus edulis chromosome 11, xbMytEdul2.2, whole genome shotgun sequence DNA encodes these proteins:
- the LOC139496017 gene encoding uncharacterized protein isoform X1: MEVISVYVWIVNCILFVKGIWSDHLENVALGKESRQNSIRWNSSLNGPLQANDGSRNSISVGGGCSHTEFDTNNFWWAVDLEVEFIIEIVTIYGRTDCCTERLRDFDVLLYNPSDASWDGYDQGTSTLCFHQSGVAPSILNVTCEGVNTRGRFVKIIMAKNNDVENHCLTLCEVEVYGGKTSEESDCSCSCENKQNEQPKTSQDIQKHSKEELRQILQPRLTGLQNEMKLNKKNISKWRRNYISVADKRESARYMGIVGVVVLCAVVGTVVLLDLLSFRKHIRQIRRIRGQ, encoded by the exons ATGGAGGTTATCTCTGTATACGTGTGGATTGTAAATTGCATACTATTTGTAAAAGGTATTTGGTCTG ACCATTTGGAAAACGTTGCCCTTGGAAAGGAAAGCAGACAAAATTCTATCCGATGGAATTCAAGCTTAAATGGGCCTCTACAAGCAAATGATGGTAGCAGAAACTCAATATCTGTAGGCGGAGGGTGCTCCCATACAGAGTTTGATACAAATAATTTTTGGTGGGCTGTCGACCTAGAAGTTGAATTTATCATAGAGATCGTTACAATCTACGGACGTACAGATTGCTGCA CTGAACGACTTCGAGATTTTGATGTTCTATTGTACAATCCTAGTGATGCATCATGGGACGGATACGATCAGGGAACTTCAACATTGTGCTTTCATCAATCTGGAGTAGCTCCGTCAATTTTAAACGTTACTTGTGAGGGTGTAAACACAAGGGGTCGATTTGTCAAAATTATTATGGCAAAAAACAATGATGTAGAAAATCATTGCCTTACATTGTGTGAAGTTGAAGTTTACGGCGGGAAAACAAGTG AAGAATCTGATTGCTCATGCTCGtgtgaaaacaaacagaacgaaCAACCAAAGACTTCACAAGATATTCAAAAGCACTCAAAAGAGGAATTGAGACAAATACTGCAACCACGACTTACTGGGCTACAGAATGAAATGAAGCTGAATAAGAAAAATATCTCCAAATGGAGAAGGAACTATATATCTGTCGCCGACAAAAGGGAGAGTGCTAGATATATGGGAATTGTAGGAGTTGTCGTTCTTTGCGCTGTGGTTGGTACAGTCGTTCTGCTTGATTTACTGTCTTTTCGAAAACACATTAGACAGATCAGAAGAATACGTGGTCAATAA
- the LOC139496017 gene encoding uncharacterized protein isoform X2: MEVISVYVWIVNCILFVKGIWSDHLENVALGKESRQNSIRWNSSLNGPLQANDGSRNSISVGGGCSHTEFDTNNFWWAVDLEVEFIIEIVTIYGRTDCCTERLRDFDVLLYNPSDASWDGYDQGTSTLCFHQSGVAPSILNVTCEGVNTRGRFVKIIMAKNNDVENHCLTLCEVEVYGGKTSESDCSCSCENKQNEQPKTSQDIQKHSKEELRQILQPRLTGLQNEMKLNKKNISKWRRNYISVADKRESARYMGIVGVVVLCAVVGTVVLLDLLSFRKHIRQIRRIRGQ; this comes from the exons ATGGAGGTTATCTCTGTATACGTGTGGATTGTAAATTGCATACTATTTGTAAAAGGTATTTGGTCTG ACCATTTGGAAAACGTTGCCCTTGGAAAGGAAAGCAGACAAAATTCTATCCGATGGAATTCAAGCTTAAATGGGCCTCTACAAGCAAATGATGGTAGCAGAAACTCAATATCTGTAGGCGGAGGGTGCTCCCATACAGAGTTTGATACAAATAATTTTTGGTGGGCTGTCGACCTAGAAGTTGAATTTATCATAGAGATCGTTACAATCTACGGACGTACAGATTGCTGCA CTGAACGACTTCGAGATTTTGATGTTCTATTGTACAATCCTAGTGATGCATCATGGGACGGATACGATCAGGGAACTTCAACATTGTGCTTTCATCAATCTGGAGTAGCTCCGTCAATTTTAAACGTTACTTGTGAGGGTGTAAACACAAGGGGTCGATTTGTCAAAATTATTATGGCAAAAAACAATGATGTAGAAAATCATTGCCTTACATTGTGTGAAGTTGAAGTTTACGGCGGGAAAACAAGTG AATCTGATTGCTCATGCTCGtgtgaaaacaaacagaacgaaCAACCAAAGACTTCACAAGATATTCAAAAGCACTCAAAAGAGGAATTGAGACAAATACTGCAACCACGACTTACTGGGCTACAGAATGAAATGAAGCTGAATAAGAAAAATATCTCCAAATGGAGAAGGAACTATATATCTGTCGCCGACAAAAGGGAGAGTGCTAGATATATGGGAATTGTAGGAGTTGTCGTTCTTTGCGCTGTGGTTGGTACAGTCGTTCTGCTTGATTTACTGTCTTTTCGAAAACACATTAGACAGATCAGAAGAATACGTGGTCAATAA